The Morococcus cerebrosus sequence CTTCATCGCATCGCCGCACGCATACGGTTTTCATCAGGAAGCTCGTTTTCAGACGACCTTCCCGATATGAAATCTTCAGGCTTTGCTATAATCCGCAATCCGCATTTTTTGAGCCACCGCCATGTCGCACGCCCTCGTCCTCCAATTCCCCTCCGCCGAAGCCCTGCCTTCCGCCCTCCTCACCCGCCTGCCCGAGCCTGATTACGCCGATGAAAAGCGTATGCGTTTTATCGTTGAAGAAGGGTTTTCTTTCAACGAAGCAGACGCGGCTTTGCTGGACAGCCGTCAAATCGACCACGCCGTGTTGCCCGATATGGCGTTCGGCGAACTCGGGCTGATTGTCAGCGATATGGATTCGACGCTGATTACCATTGAATGCGTCGATGAAATTGCGGCGGGTGTCGGCTTGAAAGACCGTGTGGCGGAAATTACCGAACGCTCGATGCGCGGTGAATTGGATTTCGAGCAGTCTTTGCGCAGCCGCGTCGCCCTGTTGGCGGGATTGAACGAACGGGTTTTGGCGGAGGTTTATGAAAACGTTTTGCGGCTCTCGCCCGGCGCGGAATTTTTGCTGGACGAATGCAAGGCGCACGGCGTGAAATTCATGCTGGTGTCGGGCGGATTCACGTTTTTCACCGAAAGGCTGCAACAACGCCTCGGCTTCGAATACCAACACGCCAATATTTTGGAAATTGAAAACGGCAAGCTGACAGGTCGTCTGAAAGGCAGAATCATCGACGCGCAGGCCAAGGCGGATTTATTGCGCGAATACCGCGACCGCCTCGGATTGCAGCCGCATCAGGTTTTGGCGATGGGCGACGGTGCGAACGATATTCCGATGCTTAAAGAAGCGGGCGTAGGCGTGGCTTACCGCGCCAAACCGAAAGCGCAGGCAGTCGCCGATGCCTGCATCAATTTCGGCGGGCTGGAGCGCGTCAGGGGTTGGTTTAAATAAACCGTCTGTATCGGTGGTCAGGAGTTTCCTGTTAAAACCAAGGTCGTCTGAAAAATTTTCAGACGACCTTTTTGCT is a genomic window containing:
- the serB gene encoding phosphoserine phosphatase SerB, whose amino-acid sequence is MSHALVLQFPSAEALPSALLTRLPEPDYADEKRMRFIVEEGFSFNEADAALLDSRQIDHAVLPDMAFGELGLIVSDMDSTLITIECVDEIAAGVGLKDRVAEITERSMRGELDFEQSLRSRVALLAGLNERVLAEVYENVLRLSPGAEFLLDECKAHGVKFMLVSGGFTFFTERLQQRLGFEYQHANILEIENGKLTGRLKGRIIDAQAKADLLREYRDRLGLQPHQVLAMGDGANDIPMLKEAGVGVAYRAKPKAQAVADACINFGGLERVRGWFK